A DNA window from Amycolatopsis sp. DSM 110486 contains the following coding sequences:
- a CDS encoding MgtC/SapB family protein — translation MHALWSTDEQWSLLLPVLLALVLSTAIGLEREVGNKQAGLRTHTLVGVGSAVFMLVSKYGFADLLNTEHVALDPSRIAAQIVSGIGFVGGGLIFVRRDAVRGLTTAATVWLAAAVGVACGAGLPVLAVATTVGLIVITRGFPPLSRFVARHRREPPILRLSYSDGHGVLRNVLAGCTGRGWVVHQVAVDRETVSEEGQRIAVVTLRLQGRGDLAELTAELAELPGVRSTATGAQDPLED, via the coding sequence GTGCACGCTCTCTGGTCCACGGACGAACAGTGGTCGCTGCTGCTCCCCGTGCTGCTCGCGCTGGTGCTGAGCACGGCGATCGGCCTCGAGCGCGAGGTCGGCAACAAACAGGCCGGCCTGCGCACGCACACCCTGGTGGGCGTGGGGTCGGCGGTGTTCATGCTCGTGTCGAAGTACGGGTTCGCCGACCTGCTGAACACCGAGCACGTGGCGCTCGACCCCTCGCGGATCGCGGCGCAGATCGTCTCGGGCATCGGGTTCGTCGGCGGCGGGTTGATCTTCGTGCGCCGCGACGCCGTGCGCGGGCTGACGACGGCCGCGACGGTGTGGCTCGCGGCGGCGGTCGGCGTCGCGTGCGGCGCGGGGCTGCCCGTGCTCGCGGTGGCGACGACCGTGGGACTGATCGTGATCACTCGCGGTTTCCCGCCGCTTTCCCGGTTCGTGGCACGGCATCGGCGCGAACCACCCATTCTGCGGCTGAGCTACTCCGACGGGCACGGAGTTTTGCGAAACGTTCTCGCGGGCTGTACCGGACGCGGCTGGGTGGTCCACCAGGTGGCGGTCGACAGGGAGACGGTTTCCGAAGAGGGGCAACGGATCGCGGTCGTCACGCTGCGGTTGCAGGGCCGCGGTGATCTTGCGGAATTGACGGCCGAACTCGCGGAACTGCCCGGCGTGCGGAGCACCGCGACGGGCGCGCAAGATCCACTCGAAGATTGA